One segment of Schistocerca nitens isolate TAMUIC-IGC-003100 chromosome 3, iqSchNite1.1, whole genome shotgun sequence DNA contains the following:
- the LOC126249342 gene encoding collagen alpha-1(XI) chain-like, whose protein sequence is MGAGGRQAVVDADGRQAVMGSDGHQAVVGADSRQIIVGADSRQAIVGTDGRQAIVGTDGHQAIVGTDGCQAVVGADGRQVVVGADGRQAVVGADCRQAVVGADGCQAIVGGDGRRTIVGSDICQAIVGADGRLAVVGTDGRQAIVGTDRRQAIVGTDCHQAIVGTDGRQAVVDADGCQAVVGADGHQTIVGADGRQTVMGTDGRQAIVGSDSRQAIVGADGRQTIVGSDICQAIVGADGRLAVVGTDGRQASVGTDRRQAIVGTDCRQAIVGTDGRQAVVGADGRLAVVGADGRQAVAQQTVSLFDTTDEIFE, encoded by the coding sequence ATGGGTGCAGGTGGTCGTCAGgccgtcgtggatgcagatggccgTCAGGCCGTCATGGGATCAGATGGTCATCAGGCCGTCGTAGGTGCAGACAGTCGTCAGATCATCGTAGGTGCAGACAGTCGTCAGGCCATCGTGGGTACAGATGGTCGTCAGGCCATCGTGGGTACAGATGGTCATCAGGCCATCGTGGGTACAGATGGCTGTCAGGccgtcgtgggtgcagatggtcgtcaggtcgtcgtgggtgcagatggtcgtCAGGCTGTCGTGGGTGCAGATTGTCGTCAGGccgtcgtgggtgcagatggttgtCAGGCCATCGTGGGTGGAGATGGTCGTCGGACCATCGTGGGTTCAGACATTTGTCAGGCCATCGTGGGAGCAGATGGTCGTCTGGCCGTTGTGGGTACAGACGGTCGTCAGGCCATCGTGGGTACAGATCGTCGTCAGGCCATCGTGGGTACAGATTGTCATCAGGCCATCGTGGGTACAGATGGTCGTCAGgccgtcgtggatgcagatggttgtcAGGCCGTCGTGGGTGCAGACGGTCATCAGACCATCGTGGGTGCAGACGGTCGTCAGACCGTCATGGGTACAGATGGTCGTCAGGCCATCGTGGGTTCAGACAGTCGCCAGGCCATCGTGGGTGCAGACGGTCGTCAGACCATCGTGGGTTCAGACATTTGTCAGGCCATCGTGGGAGCAGATGGTCGTCTGGCCGTTGTGGGTACAGACGGTCGTCAGGCCAGCGTGGGTACAGATCGTCGTCAGGCCATCGTGGGTACAGATTGTCGTCAGGCCATCGTGGGTACAGATGGTCGTCAGGccgtcgtgggtgcagatggtcgtCTGGccgtcgtgggtgcagatggtcgtcaggctgtc
- the LOC126249341 gene encoding macrophage receptor MARCO yields MGADGRQAIVGADGRQTIVGADGHQTIEGSDICQAIVVTDGCQAVVGADGRQAIVGAGGPQPSWLQRSSDRRGCSDRKTIVGADGRQAIVGADGRQAIVGADGHQAVVDADGCQAIVGGDGCQTIVGSDICQAIVGADGCQAIVGADGSQTTVGANGHQTIVGSDSCQAIVGTDGRQAVVGADGRQAVMGTDGRQAVVDADGRQTIVGADSHQTIVGADGRQAVMSAGGRQAVVGADGRQAVMGSDGHQAIVGADSRQTIMGAGSR; encoded by the exons ATGGGTGCAGATGGTCGTCAGGccatcgtgggtgcagatggtcgtCAGACCATCGTCGGTGCAGATGGTCATCAGACCATCGAGGGTTCAGATATTTGTCAGGCCATCGTGGTTACAGACGGTTGTCAGGccgtcgtgggtgcagatggtcgtCAGGCCATCGTGGGTGCAGGTGGTCCTCAGCCATCGTGGTTGCA ACGGTCGTCAGACCGTCGTGGGTGCAGCGATCGCAAGACCATCGTGGGTGCAGACGGTCGTCAGGCCATTGTGGGTGCAGATGGTCGTCAGGCCATTGTGGGTGCAGATGGTCATCAGgccgtcgtggatgcagatggttgtcAGGCCATCGTGGGTGGAGATGGTTGTCAGACCATCGTGGGTTCTGACATTTGTCAGGccatcgtgggtgcagatggttgtCAGgccatcgtaggtgcagatggtaGTCAGACCACCGTGGGTGCAAATGGTCATCAGACCATCGTGGGTTCAGACAGTTGTCAGGCCATCGTGGGTACAGACGGTCGTCAGGccgtcgtgggtgcagatggtcgtCAGGCCGTCATGGGAACAGATGGTcgtcaggctgtcgtggatgcagacggTCGTCAGACCATCGTGGGTGCAGACAGTCATCAGAccatcgtgggtgcagatggtcgtCAGGCCGTCATGAGTGCAGGTGGTCGTCAGGccgtcgtgggtgcagatggtcgtCAGGCCGTCATGGGATCAGATGGTCATCAGGCCATCGTGGGTGCAGACAGTCGTCAGACCATCATGGGTGCAGGCAGTCGTTAG